The Xiphophorus maculatus strain JP 163 A chromosome 21, X_maculatus-5.0-male, whole genome shotgun sequence genome window below encodes:
- the agtr1 gene encoding type-1 angiotensin II receptor encodes MPNQTRDEPAGINLTCGMSGSHEFIFTLVPIVYAFNFVIGIIGNSMVVAVIYCYMKLKTVANIFVLNLAVSDLTFVITLPMWATFAAMGYHWPFGGFLCKTAAGLVMFNLYTSIFFLTALSIDRYLAIVHPVRSRRFRTVLYAHITCVMIWLFAFLLSVPIALTRDVHYIENSKTIVCGILHPNDKDVKRLNNLLLCISLMKSLLGFLIPFVIIITCYCLIGRALLRVKHIQKSSCSRDDEVLHMLAAAVLAFFLCWAPHQVFHFMQMLTQLILANNCTILEIIDTAMPFTICIAYFNSCVNPIVYSFVGRNFRKNLLRLLRCSPRRAARPHPSISSKMSALSFRASEALSLKVKNSVSCDVK; translated from the coding sequence ATGCCGAACCAAACGAGAGACGAGCCAGCAGGGATAAACTTGACATGTGGCATGTCTGGGAGCCACGAGTTCATCTTCACCCTGGTGCCCATCGTCTACGCCTTCAACTTTGTCATTGGCATCATCGGAAACAGCATGGTGGTAGCAGTCATCTACTGCTACATGAAGCTCAAAACTGTGGCCAATATTTTTGTCCTCAACCTCGCCGTGTCTGATCTCACCTTTGTCATTACTCTGCCCATGTGGGCAACCTTTGCAGCCATGGGTTACCACTGGCCTTTTGGAGGATTTCTGTGCAAGACTGCCGCTGGACTGGTTATGTTCAACCTCTACACAAGCATCTTTTTCCTCACAGCCCTCAGCATTGACCGTTACCTGGCCATTGTGCATCCGGTGCGGTCCCGGCGGTTTCGCACCGTGCTGTACGCACACATCACTTGTGTGATGATCTGGCTGTTTGCCTTTTTGCTTAGCGTTCCCATAGCCTTGACCAGGGATGTCCACTACATTGAAAACTCTAAAACCATAGTTTGTGGCATTCTACACCCAAACGACAAAGACGTCAAAAGGCTAAACAATCTCCTCCTGTGCATCAGCCTCATGAAAAGCCTGCTGGGTTTTCTGATACCTtttgtcatcatcatcacctgCTACTGTCTTATTGGGCGGGCCCTGCTAAGGGTGAAGCATATCCAGAAAAGCTCCTGCTCCCGGGATGACGAGGTGCTGCACATGCTCGCGGCAGCTGTTCTGGCCTTCTTCCTGTGCTGGGCACCCCACCAAGTATTTCACTTCATGCAGATGCTCACTCAGCTTATCTTGGCTAACAATTGCACCATCCTGGAAATCATTGACACTGCCATGCCGTTCACCATTTGCATTGCCTACTTCAACAGCTGCGTCAACCCCATCGTGTACAGTTTTGTAGGGCGCAACTTTCGCAAGAACTTACTGAGACTACTGCGATGCTCTCCACGCAGAGCTGCAAGGCCTCATCCTAGCATCAGCTCTAAGATGAGCGCTCTCTCTTTTCGTGCCTCTGAAGCACTGAGCCTCAAAGTCAAAAACAGCGTTTCCTGCGATGTCAAATGA